A genomic window from Salvia splendens isolate huo1 chromosome 11, SspV2, whole genome shotgun sequence includes:
- the LOC121753683 gene encoding phosphate transporter PHO1 homolog 9-like: MKFAEELASQVVQEWQAAYMDYNTLKQALKNLVKQREATSLNKSTNNGDEYYQEGGGSELEFFTKLEDEFNKVVNFYKDKLQQLKVEAHDLTLKSQVGVHLDISQEVELRQDNINIYKQVQHLRRFCSSNILAFSKIMNKYDKIASRSASNVYLQMLDNSFRANSNEVYELMERLMAAFIEQFAQGNRGKGKKSMRLGGKREKRRITFLLGLFTGCSVALVIAVIVSMHARDLLNHAGRDQYMESIFPLYSLFGFIVLHLLIYGSNAYLWRLFRVNYPSIFGFKEETDLSFRKVLLLASSLSMLSLAAVLSNLDMEMDLRTMKYSTVTELVPLALVLLVLLVTFCPFNILYHSSRFFFLRHACHCASAPLHKGTFTDFFLADQLTSQVQAIRSLLFYLFYYTMGDFTTRSNVFLNKKSYKALYIVVAIIPSWWRLLQCLRRFYDEKEKKQGLNALKYLSTIMALAMRTMYDYKKGAFWRIMAASTSGVTTIYSTYWDIVHDWGLLQRNTRNPWLREELLISNKAVYYGAIVVNMILRLVWMQSVLDFNETEFLHRRAVVALVACLEILRRGIWNFFRLENEHFHHKIVLLPS, encoded by the exons ATGAAGTTTGCAGAGGAACTTGCTTCACAAGTGGTGCAAGAATGGCAGGCTGCATACATGGACTACAACACCCTCAAACAAGCTCTCAAAAATCTGGTGAAGCAAAGAGAAGCAACAAGTTTAAACAAATCGACAAACAATGGCGATGAGTATTACCAGGAAGGCGGCGGATCGGAGCTCGAATTTTTCACCAAACTCGAAGACGAGTTCAACAAGGTGGTGAATTTCTACAAGGATAAGCTGCAACAGCTGAAGGTGGAGGCACACGATCTCACCTTGAAGAGCCAAG TTGGAGTGCATTTGGACATAAGTCAAGAAGTGGAATTGAGACAGGACAACATCAATATTTACAAACAGGTTCAACATTTGAGAAGATTCTG TTCCTCGAATATTCTTGCCTTCTCGAAAATAATGAACAAGTACGACAAG ATAGCTTCAAGGAGTGCTTCGAATGTCTACTTACAGATGCTTGACAATTCGTTTCGTGCCAACTCTAACGAG GTGTACGAGCTCATGGAAAGACTAATGGCTGCATTCATCGAGcaatttgcacaaggaaatcGTGGAAAAGGGAAGAAATCGATGAGGCTAGGAGGAAAAAGGGAGAAGCGCAGAATAACATTCCTCCTTG GTCTATTTACAGGCTGCTCGGTAGCACTAGTGATTGCCGTTATTGTGTCAATGCATGCTCGGGATCTTCTCAATCACGCGGGACGAGATCAGTACATGGAGAGCATATTTCCACTCTACAG CTTGTTTGGATTCATTGTCCTACACTTGCTCATATATGGGTCGAATGCCTATCTCTGGAGGCTATTCCGTGTGAACTACCCTTCTATTTTTGGATTCAAAGAAGAAACAGATCTAAGCTTTAGAAAAGTGCTCCTCCTCGCTTCTTCACTATCCATGCTCTCGTTGGCAGCTGTGCTTTCAAACCTTGACATGGAGATGGATCTCCGAACAATGAAGTATAGTACGGTTACCGAACTAGTTCCATTAGCATTAGTCCTT CTGGTACTTCTTGTCACCTTCTGCCCTTTCAATATTCTCTATCATTCGAGCCGTTTCTTCTTCCTCCGCCACGCGTGTCACTGTGCTTCTGCTCCACTCCATAAG GGAACTTTTACTGATTTCTTCTTGGCAGATCAGCTAACAAGCCAG GTTCAAGCAATCAGAAGCTTGCTTTTCTATCTCTTCTACTACACGATGGGGGATTTCACCACGAGATCAAATGTGTTTCTTAACAAGAAGTCATACAAGGCTTTGTACATTGTCGTTGCCATCATCCCGTCATGGTGGCGTCTTCTTCAGTGCCTTCGTCGTTTCTAtgatgagaaagagaaaaagcaAGGTCTCAACGCGCTCAAGTACTTGTCAACCATCATGGCTCTTGCAATGAGGACAATGTATGATTATAAGAAGGGTGCCTTTTGGAGAATCATGGCTGCATCAACGTCAGGAGTCACGACTATCTACAGCACGTATTGGGACATTGTTCACGACTGGGGCCTACTTCAGAGGAATACAAGAAATCCATGGCTGAGAGAAGAGCTTCTCATCTCAAACAAGGCTGTCTATTATGGTGCTATA GTGGTAAACATGATTCTGAGACTTGTTTGGATGCAGTCAGTTCTTGATTTCAATGAGACTGAATTTCTTCATAGGCGAGCTGTGGTGGCGCTCGTTGCCTGCTTGGAGATCCTTCGTCGTGGTATTTGGAACTTCTTCAG GTTGGAGAATGAGCATTTCCACCACAAAAT
- the LOC121753646 gene encoding SNF1-related protein kinase catalytic subunit alpha KIN10-like, protein MDGLNHDGNSVDSFLRNYKLGKTLGIGSFGKVKIAEHALTGHKVAVKILNRKKIKNMDMEEKVRREIKILRLFMHPHIIRLYEVVETISDIYVVMEYVKSGELFDYIVEKGRLQEEEARTFFQQIISGVEYCHRNMVVHRDLKPENLLLDSKHNVKIADFGLSNIMHDGHFLKTSCGSPNYAAPEVISGKLYAGPEVDVWSCGVILYALLCGTLPFDDENIPNLFKKIKGGIYTLPSHLSACARDLIPRMLIVDPMKRMSIPEIRNHPWFQAHLPRYLAVPPPDTTQQAKKIDEDILQEVIKMGFDRAALVESIGNRVQNEGTVSYYLLLDNRFRVANGYLGAEFQETVELGYDRNPSEAVASPVRERLPAVKDHQQFGARQLPGDRKWALGLQSQAHPREIMTEVLKALQELKVFWKKIGHYNMKCRWASDAPAVIEHQGSSGTQNVVKFEVQLYKTGEDKYLLDLQRVQGPPLLFLDLCAAFLAQLRVH, encoded by the exons ATGGATGGATTAAACCATGATGGCAACAGTGTGGATTCTTTCTTACGGAACTACAAACTTGGGAAGACTCTCGGGATCGGTTCATTTGGCAAAGTTAAAATTGCTGAACATGCACTCACAGGCCACAAAGTTGCTGTCAAGATTCTAAATCGTAAGAAAATTAAGAATATGGATATGGAAGAAAAAG TCAGAAgagaaatcaaaatattaagATTGTTTATGCATCCTCACATCATACGTCTCTATGAGGTTGTGGAGACGATTTCTGACATATATGTTGTCATGGAATATGTGAAGTCTGGTGAACTGTTTGATTATATTGTGGAGAAAGGTAGGTTACAAGAAGAGGAGGCACGCACGTTCTTTCAACAG ATAATATCTGGAGTAGAGTACTGCCACAGGAATATGGTGGTTCATAGAGATCTGAAGCCAGAAAACTTGCTTTTGGATTCTAAACACAACGTGAAGATTGCTGATTTTGGTTTGAGTAACATTATGCACGACGGTCATTTTCTGAAGACCAGTTGCGGAAGCCCCAACTACGCTGCTCCAGAG GTTATCTCAGGTAAACTGTATGCTGGGCCGGAGGTGGATGTATGGAGCTGTGGTGTAATTCTTTATGCACTTCTCTGTGGCACCCTCCCATTTGATGACGAGAATATTCCAAACctgtttaaaaaaataaag GGTGGAATATACACTCTTCCCAGCCATTTATCTGCTTGTGCAAGAGATTTGATTCCCAGGATGCTTATAGTTGATCCGATGAAACGAATGAGTATTCCAGAGATTCGTAACCACCCTTGGTTCCAAGCTCATCTCCCACGCTATCTGGCTGTGCCACCACCTGATACAACACAACAAGCTAAAAAG ATTGATGAAGATATTCTTCAGGAAGTGATTAAGATGGGATTTGACCGTGCTGCACTTGTTGAATCTATCGGAAACAGGGTTCAAAATGAG GGAACTGTTTCATACTATCTGCTGCTAGACAATCGATTTCGTGTTGCCAATGGCTACCTTGGAGCTGAATTCCAAGAGACCGTG GAACTCGGGTATGACCGCAATCCAAGTGAGGCCGTAGCATCTCCTGTCAGGGAACGTCTTCCTGCAGTTAAGGATCATCAACAATTTGGAGCAAGGCAACTTCCCGGTGACAGGAAATGGGCTCTCGGACTCCAG TCTCAAGCCCATCCTCGTGAGATCATGACGGAAGTTCTCAAAGCGCTGCAAGAACTGAAGGTTTTCTGGAAAAAGATTGGACATTACAACATGAAATGCAGATGGGCTTCCGATGCTCCTGCCGTTATTGAACATCAAGGGAGTAGTGGAACCCAAAATGTTGTTAAGTTCGAAGTGCAG CTATACAAAACAGGTGAAGACAAGTATCTTCTTGATCTGCAGAGAGTTCAGGGGCCGCCGCTGCTCTTCCTTGATCTTTGCGCAGCTTTTCTCGCCCAGCTTCGTGTACATTGA